One window of Cohnella hashimotonis genomic DNA carries:
- a CDS encoding BMP family lipoprotein encodes MKKSTMKPLSLMLVAMVAMLLVLSGCGSKNNNNESAASPSASAPASESASPSASASASASASASESAAPSESIAPADGKGKKVGMVTDLGGVNDKSFNQQAWEALQKIKTDTGAETKYLESKKDSDYIPYLTKFVKDGYDLTWGIGFLFAEAATTVAKANPEAKLALIDTTPTEALPNVESVLFKENEGSFLVGVVAGLTTKTNKIGFVGGMELPVIKKFEAGFKAGVAAVNPKATIEVNYVGDFSKPDQGKLAAATMYDGGADIIFHAAGGSGNGVFNEAKDRFKAGKKVWVIGVDKDQSIEFGNDVTLTSMVKKVDEAVYRVSNELLAGNFKGGQTVELGLAEGGVGLPVNNPNVSQDILDKVEDYKNKIISGEIKVPTE; translated from the coding sequence ATGAAAAAGAGCACGATGAAGCCGCTTAGCCTGATGCTGGTCGCCATGGTGGCAATGCTGTTGGTGCTGTCCGGCTGCGGAAGCAAGAACAACAACAATGAAAGCGCAGCGTCCCCTAGCGCAAGCGCGCCGGCCTCCGAGTCCGCGAGCCCGAGCGCATCCGCTTCCGCAAGTGCGTCGGCTTCGGCCTCCGAATCCGCAGCTCCGAGCGAATCCATCGCGCCTGCCGACGGCAAAGGCAAAAAAGTCGGCATGGTTACCGACCTCGGCGGCGTAAACGACAAGTCGTTTAACCAACAAGCCTGGGAAGCCCTGCAGAAGATCAAGACGGATACGGGCGCGGAAACCAAGTACCTCGAGTCCAAGAAGGACAGCGACTACATTCCTTACCTGACGAAATTCGTCAAGGACGGCTACGATCTGACTTGGGGCATCGGCTTCCTGTTCGCCGAAGCGGCTACTACTGTAGCCAAAGCCAACCCTGAAGCCAAGCTCGCCCTGATCGACACGACGCCGACCGAGGCGTTGCCGAACGTCGAGTCCGTCCTGTTCAAGGAAAACGAAGGCTCGTTCCTCGTCGGCGTCGTCGCAGGTCTGACGACGAAAACGAACAAGATCGGTTTTGTCGGCGGCATGGAGCTGCCGGTCATCAAGAAGTTCGAAGCGGGCTTCAAAGCCGGCGTTGCGGCCGTTAATCCTAAAGCGACGATCGAAGTCAACTATGTCGGCGACTTCAGCAAGCCGGACCAAGGCAAGCTGGCTGCGGCTACGATGTACGACGGCGGCGCCGACATCATCTTCCACGCTGCAGGCGGTTCCGGCAACGGCGTCTTCAACGAAGCGAAGGATCGCTTTAAAGCCGGCAAAAAAGTATGGGTTATTGGCGTTGACAAGGATCAATCGATCGAGTTCGGCAACGACGTGACGCTGACTTCGATGGTCAAGAAAGTCGACGAAGCCGTTTACCGCGTCTCCAACGAACTGCTCGCCGGCAACTTCAAGGGCGGCCAGACGGTCGAGCTCGGCTTGGCCGAAGGCGGCGTAGGCTTGCCTGTGAACAATCCGAACGTGTCCCAGGACATCCTCGACAAGGTCGAAGATTACAAGAACAAGATCATCAGCGGAGAAATCAAGGTTCCGACGGAATAA
- a CDS encoding ABC transporter ATP-binding protein, with the protein MEQAVPVVELRGITKRFPGIVANDAISLELRKGEIHALLGENGAGKSTLMSILFGLYQPDEGEIRVGGKPETIDGPGKAIELGIGMVHQHFKLVQPFTVAENIVLGIEPSKGLSINYRQANAKVKELSERYGLMVDPTVKVENITVGMQQRVEILKTLYRGAEILIFDEPTAVLTVQEIHELMQILKRLAGEGKSIILITHKLKEIMEVSDRVTIIRRGKVVGTVNTAETSESELAEKMVGRRVSLDKPKEAAKPGALVLELSGVTVAGADKGKPVVEGVSFNIRAGEIVGIAGVDGNGQHELVEALTGMRPVQDGSIRLNGRDITQDSIKDRIKAGMSNIPEDRQKHGLVLDFSVSENLILGSPEQDRFFKGGFLNKSEIDRHATKLIEAYDVRTPDIHNKTRSLSGGNQQKAIIAREMERDPQLLIAVQPTRGLDIGAISFVHDRLLQARAEGKAVLLISYELDELHRLSDRIQVIFDGRIMGEVDPEKAGDDEIGLMMAGKMQAGKGASA; encoded by the coding sequence ATGGAGCAAGCGGTACCGGTGGTCGAGCTTAGAGGCATTACGAAGCGTTTTCCCGGCATCGTCGCGAACGACGCCATCAGTCTGGAGCTGCGCAAGGGCGAGATCCATGCCTTGCTCGGGGAAAACGGGGCCGGCAAATCGACGCTGATGAGCATTCTATTCGGTCTGTATCAGCCGGACGAGGGCGAGATTCGCGTAGGCGGCAAGCCGGAGACAATCGACGGTCCGGGCAAGGCGATCGAGCTCGGAATCGGCATGGTTCACCAGCACTTCAAGCTGGTCCAGCCGTTTACGGTCGCGGAGAATATCGTGCTCGGCATCGAGCCTTCCAAGGGGCTATCCATCAATTATCGTCAAGCGAACGCCAAGGTGAAGGAACTGTCCGAAAGGTACGGCCTTATGGTCGATCCCACCGTCAAGGTCGAGAATATCACGGTAGGCATGCAGCAGCGGGTCGAGATTTTGAAAACCCTTTATCGCGGCGCCGAGATTTTGATTTTCGACGAACCGACGGCAGTATTAACTGTGCAGGAGATTCATGAGCTGATGCAGATTTTGAAGCGGCTGGCCGGGGAAGGCAAGTCCATCATCCTCATCACGCACAAGCTTAAGGAGATCATGGAAGTTTCCGACCGGGTGACGATCATCCGGCGAGGCAAGGTCGTCGGTACCGTGAATACGGCGGAAACAAGCGAGAGCGAGCTCGCGGAAAAAATGGTCGGCAGGCGCGTGTCTCTCGACAAACCGAAGGAAGCCGCGAAGCCCGGCGCGCTCGTACTTGAGCTGTCCGGCGTGACGGTCGCGGGCGCCGATAAAGGGAAGCCGGTCGTCGAAGGCGTCTCGTTCAACATTCGTGCAGGCGAGATCGTGGGCATCGCCGGCGTCGACGGCAACGGACAGCACGAGTTGGTGGAAGCGCTCACGGGCATGCGGCCGGTGCAAGATGGCAGCATACGCCTGAACGGCAGGGACATCACGCAGGATTCAATTAAAGACCGCATCAAAGCGGGAATGTCGAACATCCCCGAGGACCGCCAGAAGCACGGACTCGTGCTCGATTTTAGCGTCAGCGAAAATTTAATCCTGGGATCCCCCGAGCAAGACCGTTTTTTTAAGGGCGGCTTCCTGAACAAATCCGAAATCGACCGGCACGCAACGAAGCTGATCGAAGCTTACGACGTGCGGACGCCGGATATTCATAACAAAACCCGCTCTCTCTCCGGCGGCAATCAGCAGAAGGCGATCATTGCGCGCGAGATGGAACGCGATCCGCAGCTGCTCATCGCCGTTCAACCGACGCGGGGTCTCGACATCGGCGCGATCTCGTTCGTCCACGATCGGCTGCTGCAGGCGAGAGCCGAAGGCAAGGCGGTGCTGCTGATCTCCTATGAGCTGGACGAGCTTCACCGGCTGTCCGACCGGATTCAGGTCATTTTCGACGGGCGCATCATGGGCGAGGTCGATCCCGAGAAGGCCGGGGACGACGAGATCGGTCTTATGATGGCGGGCAAAATGCAGGCTGGCAAAGGAGCGTCGGCATGA
- a CDS encoding ABC transporter permease: MNKAAEIFNKPSTYIPFIAIVLGLLCGGIVMWIGGYNPFEAYGALWKTVFGTKYDFGETIVAITPILFTGLAVGFAFRTGIFNIGADGQYIIGMTAATFIGLKVHLPAFIHAPLALIVGMLCGALWGALVGWLKAYRGVNEVISAIMLNWIALYLSNYILRDFLVKKGEQKTPNIDETASLSIGWLKDFMEGARMDWGIWIGLLCVVIFYVLLWRTKQGYELRAVGHNADAAKAAGINIKASFIKTMMISGAFAGLGGVFSVLGVFHYQVVQAASAGYGFDGIAVALLGGNHPVGILLGAILFGGLTYGSAGMNFEADVPSEIVRIVIGSIIFFVASHGLIRTVIQPLFKKRKSRERKGADMNGNVG; the protein is encoded by the coding sequence ATGAACAAAGCGGCTGAAATCTTTAATAAACCATCCACTTATATTCCATTTATCGCGATCGTGCTCGGTCTGCTGTGCGGCGGGATCGTCATGTGGATCGGCGGATACAATCCATTCGAAGCCTATGGCGCGCTTTGGAAGACGGTATTCGGCACCAAGTACGACTTCGGAGAGACGATCGTTGCGATCACGCCGATTTTGTTCACGGGCCTTGCCGTCGGCTTCGCCTTCCGGACGGGCATCTTCAACATCGGGGCGGACGGACAATACATCATCGGCATGACGGCGGCGACGTTCATCGGACTCAAGGTGCACTTGCCCGCCTTCATCCATGCGCCGCTGGCGCTGATCGTCGGCATGCTGTGCGGTGCGCTCTGGGGCGCCCTGGTCGGGTGGCTCAAGGCTTACCGCGGCGTGAACGAGGTCATTTCGGCAATCATGCTGAACTGGATCGCATTGTATCTGTCCAACTACATTCTTCGCGACTTTCTCGTCAAGAAAGGCGAGCAGAAAACGCCGAACATCGACGAGACCGCATCGCTCTCGATCGGCTGGCTCAAGGACTTCATGGAGGGCGCGCGGATGGACTGGGGCATCTGGATCGGCCTGCTGTGCGTCGTCATTTTCTACGTGCTGCTGTGGCGTACGAAGCAGGGCTACGAGCTGCGCGCCGTCGGGCACAACGCCGATGCCGCCAAAGCCGCGGGCATCAACATCAAAGCCAGCTTCATCAAGACCATGATGATCTCCGGCGCGTTCGCCGGACTCGGCGGCGTATTCTCGGTGCTCGGCGTCTTCCACTATCAGGTCGTGCAGGCAGCGTCCGCGGGCTACGGCTTCGACGGCATCGCCGTCGCGCTGCTCGGCGGCAATCACCCGGTCGGCATCCTGCTCGGCGCCATCCTGTTCGGCGGTCTCACCTACGGCTCGGCCGGGATGAACTTCGAAGCCGACGTGCCGTCCGAGATCGTCCGCATCGTCATCGGCAGCATTATCTTCTTCGTCGCCTCCCACGGATTGATCCGCACCGTGATTCAGCCATTGTTCAAAAAGCGCAAATCGCGCGAGCGGAAAGGAGCTGACATGAATGGGAACGTTGGCTGA
- a CDS encoding ABC transporter permease gives MGTLADLISSTLVFSVALIFAALGGVFSERSGVFNIGLEGMMTAGAFGAAIASYYMETDGGATTSSPWVGLIAGVACGLVFALLHAYATVSLKADQTIVGVVINILAVAVTLYLVKIIFEGAGDTAQLQNVFAKWPIPLLSDIPFIGRAFFNSYPTTYLAYILVPLSSYLLFKTPFGLRLRSVGEHPGAADTVGINVTKYRYIGVLISGALAGLGGATITLTTTSNFSHSTISGQGFIAIAALIFGRWNPYGVFGAAFFFGMAQALRNFLTRFEFSQSIPTEFLYMLPYVLTLIVLAGAVGKSVRGPAAAGEAYDPSKR, from the coding sequence ATGGGAACGTTGGCTGATCTGATCAGTTCCACGCTTGTATTTTCCGTCGCGCTCATTTTTGCCGCGCTCGGCGGCGTGTTCAGCGAACGCTCGGGCGTGTTCAACATCGGCCTCGAGGGCATGATGACGGCAGGGGCATTCGGCGCGGCCATCGCCAGCTATTACATGGAGACGGACGGCGGTGCGACGACGTCCTCGCCCTGGGTCGGCTTGATCGCCGGCGTCGCTTGCGGTCTCGTATTCGCGCTTCTTCACGCCTACGCCACCGTGTCGCTGAAGGCCGATCAGACGATTGTCGGCGTCGTCATCAACATTTTGGCGGTTGCCGTGACGCTGTATCTCGTCAAGATCATTTTCGAAGGTGCGGGGGATACCGCTCAGCTGCAGAACGTATTCGCCAAGTGGCCGATTCCGCTGCTGTCCGACATTCCGTTCATTGGCAGAGCGTTTTTTAACAGCTATCCGACGACGTACCTGGCGTACATCCTCGTGCCGCTCAGCTCTTACCTGCTGTTCAAGACGCCGTTCGGGCTTCGCCTGCGCTCCGTCGGCGAACACCCGGGCGCAGCCGACACGGTCGGCATTAACGTCACCAAGTACCGCTACATCGGCGTGCTGATCAGCGGCGCGCTCGCCGGTCTCGGCGGCGCCACGATCACGCTCACGACGACGAGCAATTTCTCCCACAGTACGATCTCGGGCCAAGGCTTTATCGCGATCGCGGCGCTGATCTTCGGCCGCTGGAACCCGTACGGCGTATTCGGCGCCGCATTCTTCTTCGGCATGGCGCAGGCGCTTCGAAATTTCCTGACCCGGTTCGAATTTTCCCAGTCGATTCCGACCGAGTTCCTCTACATGCTGCCTTACGTGCTGACCCTGATCGTCCTCGCCGGCGCGGTCGGCAAGTCGGTTCGCGGGCCGGCGGCGGCCGGAGAGGCATACGATCCGTCGAAGCGCTAG
- a CDS encoding RluA family pseudouridine synthase, which yields MINRKVTPSESGKRLHRFLRNLLPNIPLGQIYKMIDSGKVRVNGKRKKQDYELAAGDELAIYMEEEQYNEASIGQQKTKYVGVNADIHVVFEDDQLLVALKPAGMLTHPDQTDQRDTLINRVHAYLYRKGELDSPLFMPATANRLDRNTSGLVLVGKTAGMLHQLNQWIQKHELQKYYVTIVEGRLEGEGELTDELVRDEKRNRTRVASAAGGTDEKRLSATTRYRALSQGDGYSLVEIELVSGRTHQIRTHFQSIGHPLLGDVKYGGKIYAGINHQLLHAWRVVLPDGREFRAPAPPILKRTADKLRLEGI from the coding sequence ATGATCAATCGCAAGGTTACTCCGTCGGAGAGCGGCAAGCGCCTGCACCGCTTTCTCCGCAATCTGCTGCCGAATATCCCCCTCGGCCAAATTTACAAGATGATCGACTCGGGCAAGGTCCGGGTAAACGGAAAGCGCAAAAAGCAGGACTACGAACTGGCTGCCGGCGACGAGCTGGCGATCTATATGGAAGAGGAGCAATATAATGAGGCTTCGATCGGACAGCAGAAGACGAAGTACGTCGGCGTCAACGCCGATATTCATGTCGTCTTCGAGGACGATCAGCTGCTCGTCGCGCTGAAGCCCGCTGGCATGCTCACGCATCCGGATCAGACAGATCAAAGGGATACGCTGATCAATCGCGTGCATGCGTACTTGTACCGCAAAGGGGAGCTCGATAGCCCGCTGTTCATGCCTGCGACGGCCAACCGGCTCGACCGCAACACGAGCGGCCTCGTGCTCGTCGGCAAGACGGCGGGGATGCTGCATCAGCTTAACCAGTGGATCCAGAAGCACGAACTGCAGAAGTATTATGTGACGATCGTCGAAGGCCGGCTCGAAGGCGAGGGCGAGCTGACGGACGAGCTCGTGCGCGACGAGAAGCGCAATCGCACGCGGGTTGCCTCGGCAGCGGGGGGGACCGACGAAAAGCGGCTGTCCGCGACGACAAGATACCGGGCGCTTTCCCAGGGGGACGGCTACAGTCTCGTCGAGATCGAGCTCGTCAGCGGGCGCACGCATCAGATCCGCACGCACTTCCAGAGCATCGGCCATCCGCTGCTCGGAGACGTAAAGTACGGCGGCAAAATTTACGCGGGAATCAATCATCAGCTATTGCACGCCTGGCGGGTCGTGCTGCCTGACGGACGCGAATTCCGCGCGCCGGCTCCGCCGATTTTGAAGCGAACGGCGGATAAGCTTCGGCTCGAGGGGATCTAA
- a CDS encoding nucleotidyltransferase family protein encodes MDERMLLTLVQADEEMMSELRAVSSLRLPDWWIAAGFVRSKLWDVLSGTTSRTRLPDVDVIYFDAADPDESIEKQYEAELRRRMPNVPWSVKNQARMHAVNDRSPYRSSLDAVANYPETATALALTLDDAGLPMLGAPHGLADAVAMRIAPTPAFAADPALQAIFERRIDAKRWDRIWPGVSYERRLQSNQRVERIDAGEARVVPD; translated from the coding sequence ATGGACGAACGTATGCTGCTCACGCTCGTTCAAGCGGACGAAGAGATGATGTCGGAGCTGCGTGCCGTTAGCTCGCTTAGATTGCCAGACTGGTGGATCGCCGCCGGATTTGTGCGGAGCAAGCTGTGGGACGTCCTGTCCGGCACGACTTCGCGCACGCGCCTGCCGGATGTCGACGTAATCTACTTCGACGCCGCCGATCCGGACGAGTCAATCGAAAAGCAATATGAGGCGGAGCTTCGCAGGCGCATGCCGAACGTACCGTGGTCCGTGAAAAACCAGGCGCGCATGCATGCCGTTAACGACAGATCGCCTTACCGGTCTTCGCTTGACGCCGTCGCGAACTATCCGGAAACAGCCACGGCGCTGGCCTTGACGTTGGATGACGCGGGCCTGCCAATGCTCGGCGCGCCGCATGGACTTGCAGACGCCGTCGCCATGCGGATCGCGCCGACGCCGGCATTCGCGGCGGATCCAGCGCTTCAGGCAATCTTCGAGCGCAGAATCGATGCCAAGCGATGGGATCGGATATGGCCTGGCGTCAGCTACGAGAGGCGATTGCAAAGCAATCAACGTGTCGAAAGGATTGACGCAGGAGAAGCGAGAGTCGTGCCTGACTAG
- a CDS encoding aldo/keto reductase has protein sequence MTQSLQSGTALHNGVRMPWLGLGVWKMDNDAQVVSAVRAALDVGYRSIDTAAIYKNEAGVGQAIREGGVPRSELFVTTKIWNDDQGYDKTLAAYDASLERLGLEHVDLLLIHWPGTDKFVDTWRAFEKLYADGRVKAVGVSNLNIRHLEELKRHSDLVPMVNQVEYHPLLSQRDLRRYCLENRIQLEAWSPLMQGNLDHEALREIGAKHGKSPAQVVLRWDIQHGVVTIPKSVTPARIAENANVFDFELSADEMALIDDLNRDQRFGADPDKFLF, from the coding sequence ATGACTCAATCTCTTCAATCCGGCACCGCGCTGCACAATGGCGTACGCATGCCTTGGCTGGGACTTGGCGTCTGGAAAATGGACAACGATGCGCAGGTCGTCTCGGCCGTACGGGCCGCGCTTGACGTCGGCTACCGCAGCATCGATACGGCGGCGATCTATAAAAACGAAGCGGGCGTCGGGCAGGCGATTCGCGAAGGCGGCGTCCCTCGTTCGGAGCTATTCGTTACGACGAAAATCTGGAATGACGATCAGGGCTACGACAAGACGCTCGCCGCCTATGACGCGTCGCTTGAGCGCCTTGGCCTTGAGCACGTCGACCTGCTCCTCATTCACTGGCCCGGCACCGACAAGTTCGTCGACACTTGGCGCGCATTCGAAAAGCTGTATGCGGACGGACGCGTGAAGGCGGTCGGCGTCAGCAACCTCAACATCCGTCACCTGGAAGAGCTTAAGCGGCATAGCGACCTCGTCCCGATGGTCAATCAGGTGGAATATCATCCGCTGCTGTCCCAGCGAGATCTTCGGCGCTACTGTCTGGAAAACCGCATCCAGCTCGAGGCCTGGAGCCCGCTCATGCAGGGCAACCTCGATCACGAGGCGCTGCGCGAGATCGGCGCGAAACACGGCAAATCGCCTGCCCAGGTCGTGCTGCGCTGGGACATCCAGCACGGCGTCGTCACGATCCCCAAGTCGGTGACGCCGGCTCGGATTGCGGAGAACGCGAACGTATTCGACTTCGAACTGAGCGCCGACGAGATGGCGCTCATCGACGACCTCAACCGCGATCAACGGTTCGGCGCGGATCCGGACAAGTTTTTGTTTTAA
- a CDS encoding lipoate--protein ligase, producing the protein MLFIDNGGGNDPALNLALEEYTLRRLSGDEPILLFYINKPSIIIGKNQNTAEEVNSAYTEAHSIDVVRRLSGGGAVYHDLGNLNFSFITQDDGNSFHNFRKFTEPVVKALRDMGVDAELSGRNDIQVGERKISGNAMFATGGRMFCHGTLLFDSHMEDVSAALKPNPLKFESKATKSIRARVANISEFLAEPMTIEQFRSRILASIFGGASEIPQLRLTEADWEAVRQLADRRYRSWDWNYGLSPAFNVRQHKRLPAGTFDIRMDVQEGRISEAAVYGDFFGRGEIGDVTEMLQGLRYDRESLAAAFEGVDLTFYFGAVTMDEWLDLLI; encoded by the coding sequence TTGCTTTTTATCGACAACGGCGGCGGCAACGATCCCGCACTTAATCTGGCTCTCGAGGAATACACCCTTCGCAGGCTGTCCGGCGACGAGCCGATTCTGCTTTTTTACATCAACAAGCCTTCCATTATTATCGGCAAAAACCAGAACACCGCCGAAGAAGTCAATTCGGCGTACACCGAGGCGCACAGTATCGACGTCGTACGCAGACTGTCCGGCGGCGGCGCGGTTTACCATGATCTCGGCAATCTGAATTTTAGCTTTATCACCCAGGACGACGGCAATTCGTTCCACAACTTCCGCAAGTTCACCGAGCCTGTCGTCAAGGCGCTGCGCGACATGGGCGTCGATGCAGAGCTGTCCGGCCGCAACGACATTCAAGTCGGCGAGCGCAAAATATCGGGCAACGCGATGTTCGCGACCGGCGGACGGATGTTCTGCCACGGCACGCTGCTGTTCGATTCCCACATGGAGGACGTATCGGCCGCGCTGAAGCCCAACCCGCTCAAGTTCGAATCGAAGGCGACCAAGTCCATCCGCGCGCGCGTTGCCAACATCTCGGAGTTTCTGGCGGAACCGATGACGATCGAACAATTCAGAAGCCGCATCCTCGCCTCCATCTTCGGCGGCGCTTCCGAGATTCCGCAGCTTCGGCTGACTGAAGCCGATTGGGAAGCCGTGCGCCAGCTCGCCGATCGGCGGTACCGGAGCTGGGATTGGAACTATGGCCTGTCGCCGGCATTTAACGTCCGGCAGCATAAGCGCCTGCCGGCCGGCACCTTCGATATTCGCATGGACGTGCAGGAAGGCCGCATCTCGGAAGCTGCCGTGTATGGCGACTTCTTCGGACGAGGCGAGATCGGCGACGTGACCGAGATGCTGCAGGGGCTTCGATACGACCGTGAGTCGCTCGCGGCCGCGTTCGAGGGCGTGGACTTGACCTTCTATTTTGGAGCTGTCACGATGGATGAATGGCTGGACCTTCTGATCTGA
- a CDS encoding ABC transporter ATP-binding protein, producing the protein MLKLFRLLAPYRALVVLVMALILLQSLSELYLPTLMADIVDEGIVKRGGDTAYILRIGGFMLAVALVGTGVSILASYYSSRISAGFGRLVRGKVFSRVEQYSLQEFDKIGTASLITRTTNDINQVQQVLMMMLRMMVMAPMMSIGGIIMAVSKDARLSLVLVVAIPVLVLTIVLVARKGIPLFRVIQKKLDKLNLVLREGLTGIRVIRSFGRIGHEQARFVEANRDLTETSVKVNQIMAVLWPLMMLIMNFSSVAIIWFGGLRVSHGHMEVGDLMAFLQYAMQIMFSMLMLSMMFVMVPRASASAVRINEVLDMSPVVNDAPHVRVGRTEQRGVVEFDDVTFSYPGAEQPALKNVSFRAEPGEVTAIIGGTGSGKSTLVNLIPRFYDVDSGSVRIGGTDVRERPQADLRLQIGLVPQKAVLFTGSIADNIRYGKEDATDEELRHAAEVAQAADFISGMEGGFEAHIAQGGTNVSGGQKQRLSIARALVRRPDIYIFDDSFSALDFKTDAKLRAALKSETTEATVLIVAQRVSTVMDADRIIVLEDGEIAAVGTHKELLQSSEIYKEIVSSQLTEEEIA; encoded by the coding sequence ATGTTAAAGTTGTTCAGACTGCTTGCGCCGTACCGGGCCCTCGTCGTCCTGGTCATGGCGCTGATCCTGCTGCAGTCGCTGTCCGAGCTGTACCTGCCGACCTTGATGGCGGACATCGTCGACGAAGGCATCGTCAAGCGCGGCGGAGATACCGCTTATATCTTGCGGATCGGCGGTTTTATGCTCGCCGTCGCGCTTGTCGGCACCGGCGTATCGATCCTGGCGAGCTACTACTCATCGCGCATCTCGGCTGGCTTCGGCCGGCTTGTCCGCGGCAAAGTGTTCTCGCGCGTGGAGCAGTATTCACTGCAGGAATTCGACAAGATCGGTACCGCCTCGCTGATCACGCGAACGACCAACGACATCAATCAGGTGCAGCAGGTGCTCATGATGATGCTGCGCATGATGGTCATGGCGCCGATGATGAGCATCGGCGGCATCATCATGGCCGTGTCCAAAGACGCCCGGCTGTCGCTCGTACTCGTCGTGGCGATTCCCGTGCTCGTCCTGACGATCGTTCTGGTCGCGCGCAAAGGCATCCCTTTGTTCAGGGTCATTCAGAAAAAGCTCGACAAGCTGAATCTCGTGCTTCGCGAGGGGCTGACGGGCATCCGCGTCATCCGGTCGTTCGGACGGATCGGCCATGAGCAGGCGCGCTTCGTCGAAGCGAACCGGGATTTAACCGAGACATCGGTCAAGGTCAACCAGATCATGGCCGTCCTCTGGCCGCTTATGATGCTGATCATGAACTTTTCGAGCGTCGCGATCATCTGGTTCGGCGGTCTGCGGGTCAGTCACGGCCATATGGAAGTCGGCGACCTGATGGCGTTCCTGCAATACGCGATGCAAATTATGTTCTCGATGCTGATGCTGTCGATGATGTTCGTCATGGTGCCGCGCGCGTCGGCTTCGGCCGTCCGCATCAACGAAGTGCTGGATATGTCGCCCGTCGTAAACGACGCGCCGCATGTACGCGTCGGCCGTACGGAGCAGCGCGGCGTCGTCGAGTTCGACGATGTCACTTTCAGCTATCCGGGCGCGGAGCAGCCGGCGCTGAAGAACGTCAGCTTCCGGGCGGAACCGGGAGAGGTGACGGCGATCATCGGCGGCACGGGCTCGGGCAAGTCGACGCTCGTCAATCTGATCCCCCGCTTCTACGACGTGGATTCGGGCAGCGTACGGATCGGCGGCACCGACGTTCGAGAGCGTCCGCAAGCGGATCTTCGTTTGCAAATCGGCCTCGTGCCGCAAAAAGCGGTGCTTTTCACGGGATCGATCGCGGACAATATCCGCTACGGCAAGGAGGACGCCACCGACGAGGAGCTGCGCCACGCCGCAGAGGTCGCGCAAGCGGCCGACTTCATCTCGGGGATGGAAGGCGGATTCGAGGCGCATATCGCACAGGGCGGGACCAACGTATCGGGCGGTCAGAAGCAGCGGCTCTCGATCGCCCGCGCGCTCGTGCGAAGGCCGGATATTTATATTTTCGACGACAGCTTCTCGGCGCTCGATTTCAAGACGGATGCCAAGCTCCGGGCTGCGCTCAAGAGCGAGACGACGGAGGCGACCGTCCTGATCGTCGCGCAGCGCGTTAGCACGGTCATGGACGCCGACCGGATCATCGTGCTCGAGGACGGCGAGATCGCCGCCGTCGGCACGCACAAGGAACTGCTGCAATCGAGCGAGATCTATAAAGAGATCGTGTCTTCGCAGCTGACGGAGGAGGAGATCGCATGA